caggtggccagagaggtcaggagtcagatgggagcggtgcccccaggcccacggccagcgcagagaagcagtgctaaacccagctcaactctgcctgtcccgccaggttaacctacagccctgcctgggcttgcgggaaatatggcccaggtttacagtcagcgcggagaagcagtgctggtgtcccgtcagtccaggcagggctgtagtatAACCCGGCCagataggcagagttgagctgcatttagagctggattgagcctccgaagcctcacgcgcgcgctgtgtgtgtgtgtgtgtgtgtgtgtgtgtgtgtgtgtgtgtgtgtgtgtgtgtgtgtgtgtgtgtgtgtgtgtgtgtgtgtctgtgtctgtgtctgtgtctgtgtgtgtgtgtgtgtgtgtgtgcgtgcgtgcgtgcgtgcgtctgcgtctgtgtgtgtgtgtgtgtgtgtgtgtgtgtgtgcgcgcgcgtgcgtgtgcggcCACCAATAAATTGTGTACCCCTGTCcatcggtcccctccatatttttatACCAATTTCCGtgcctgattgtatttatgtatggtattagcTATCTGTTTGgacaacaaagattttcactgtgtctcactggagtttagaagaatgaggggggacctcattgaaacgtaccgaatagtgaaaggcctggatagagtggatgtcgagaggatgtttccactagtgggagagttcaggaccaaaggtcacagcctcagaattaaaggacgttcttttaggaaggagatgagaaagaatttctattgccagagggtggtgaatctgtggaattctttgccgcagaaggctgtggaggccaagtcagcggatatttttaaagcagagatagatagattcttgattagtgcgggtgtcaggggttatggggagaaggcaggagaatggcgttaggggggagagatagatcagccattattgaatggcaaactagacttgatgggccgaatggcctaattctgctcctatcacttctgaccttctaacctcagtacacgtgacaataataaacgtgaACCTAAACAACAAAGTGAGTGGTTTGCCAGAAATGTCCAGATCCTTATGCATGAGTGCTGATTTAAAAGTGataattgacataatttcacaaaGCATTGGTTTGCTAATCGATATTTTTAATGGTTACTGTGTTCCATACAAGACCACAAAACAACTTGAAACAATTATGTGTGCATATACTtaaactgaatttttttttttgggtAGATAGTCTGGAATAAAACTAGTCGTTTTCCTCTGGTTCGATATATGCTTTTGTCGAGGACCTGTTCATCTGCCTTGCGAGATACCGCTCTTTGGCCGAGGTAATAGTCTCTTGATTGCTGCGTTTGACAAATTTACTGAGCTGCTGAGAGTGGTCAGGTCCGTTTGTCTCCTTCTCTGAGTCATCTTTCAATACTTGCTCACTCGACAAATCCAAACTCTTGTCCTCGTCCCCGGTATCTTTGAGCTCCGCATTCCCTTGTTCATCCTTCTCTTCTGACATGGACCTCTTGTGACATTGTTCCTTGGATTTCTCTTTATCTGAAGCATTCCCGGAACTATCTTCCTTGCTTTCACTGCCCCCATGCTTCGGATCAGCTGGCTCACGTGTGTTCCCTCCCGCTTCCTGGATATCCCGGTCACAGTTTCTCTCTTCTGGTTCTTCATTCTCCTTCTtcttttcttcctttcttctcccatcTCCTATTGGGTATTTTTCCACTTTGCTCCGCTGTCGTTCTTTGAGCTTTTCATCTCTCGCTTGGTCATCTCTAGGTCTTTCTCTGTAATCCCGTGATCTCTCGTCCCTGCCACTGTTGTGGTCTTTCGATTTCTCCTCCTTGATTTTTCTCTCTTTGGTGTCCTGATACCTGTCTCGGTCCCTATCTTTTCTTGAAGGGTCTTTTTCTCTGTGCTTTTCCTTTACACGTTTGTGCTCCTTATGGCTTGATCTTTCCCCACTTCTGCTTCTTTTCTCTGCATCTCGATGAGTCTTGGAATAGCTCTTGCCTTTCTCGCTTCTGCCCTCTCTGGTTGATTGGCCCACACGTTGACTTTGCTCTTCATCACTGGAAGATTCCGCATGTCTTCTGTATTGACGACTTTTGGCTTTGTCTTCGTTGGTGTCCGAGTTGTCGCCATCATTTCTCGCTTTGGAAGGCATTTGCTTCTGGCCGTGTTTAGCTTTGGTTTCATCATCGCTGCCAGTGTCAAAGCCGGCGTCAGCATCTGGGTCTTGGTCTGGTTTGTTACCTGATGAACCTTCGAGATCTTTACGGGCATTATCTTCAGGTTCTTCTTTTATCCTGAGGAGAAAAATACACAATGTCAACTCTtcgtagagctagatagggctcttaaagatagtggagtcaggggatatggggagaaggcaggaacggggtacagattggggaagatcagccatgatcacattgaatggcggtgctggctcaaagggccaaatggcttactcctgcaccgattgtctattgtagcAAAGTCTATAAAAGTAGAAGCTGCcgtcgactacattttatctctgtttgctttgttgtcaccttctcccagccaacaatgatctattctagttTCCTTGatttccattccctttgtcctgttttcactccttatctgtgcatctccctcccccttcacatcactgaagaagggtcttgaccagaaacgtcacccattccttctctccagagatgctgcctgtccggctgagttactccagctttttatgtctatctttggtttaaagcagcttctgccgttccttcctacacaaacgtgGAAGCTTATTTGTTAATTACATTTGTAAATATGAAGTGAATATGGAATTATCAAAATTATGTGCGATGAAAAATCTGtttaataaatgctttattttcaTTATCAAGTAACCAAGAAATTTGAAGACAATCTTTCCAAATTGCCACTCAGTTTCCTAGTaaatccttaaacctatgtcctcttgttcttgtttccccctactctgggcaagagactacccgatctattcctgtcatgatcttTTACTCctccataagattacccctcatgctcctgcgttccatggaataaagacccagcctgtcccaacctctccctgtagctcagggctTCAAGTCCTGGtttgtattttgtttttatttgtatgactgacttggcaaatgaaattcctcgtgtgttgcaaaacgtacttggctaataaagtattattgtattgtataaaataTTATTGTATTGAAATATTATTTTCTCGACATCTTGAGAAATATTCCAATTTTAAAAATGATTTAAGCATGATGAACAATTTATGTTTCTCTCTGTCAAGAATCACACTCAAACTGAAAATATGACACAAAACCAGCGGCTCGAGGCTTTAAACTAAGATACTTTCAAATGCGAGATTACACAGATGGTTTTTAAATGCACCCTTTTTGGCAAATGACATGTTCATGGTGTGGAAGATTAATTCTGTAAAAGGCATCAGGTTTTAGCTCTCTGCCCTCAAACTTGATCATGCTTGGAAATCATTATTTTATATCCCACTAAATTAAACAAGGAAGATTAGGTTCCCATTAGTAGGGATGTCAGTGCTAGCAACTACATTAAGTTTCATTAATGGGCATTAGTGGAAAGTCGAGGATGTTCCCACCATCTGGTACAAATCCTGCTCTGGACTAACACATGTATACACCACAAAattcatcgaaacatagaaaataggtgcaggagtaggccattcggcccttcgagtcagcaccgccattccatgtgatcgtggctgatcatccaaaatcagtaccctgttcctgccttctccccatatcccttgattccgttagccctaagagctatatctaactctcttgaaaacatccagtgaattggcctccactgccctctgtagcagagaattctacagattcacaccaAATTCATTTGGTCAGGCACATGCTTGACATTTGGGACCCATGACATTCTAGGTGGCTGCCGTGAAGATACCAGGTTTCTAATGTAAGCCTGCTGTCAATCTGCAGTTGAATCTattaagatgcaggacagaacgtcaCAGGAAAGTTTCTTCCCTGTGGGTGTCAAACTTTACGACTCCTCCCCCTTCGGTCTGCCGTGGAGTAGACCGAGACTGAATGTTAATTATCTAGATTATTTCATATTCATCATTTTCTCCTGTAATAACTTGCTATTCAAAACCCTCATTATCATAGTGATCACGTCAAAAGTAGTTCTGTGTGTTACTAAGAGTTTACTAAGAGTTTTAGATTCTCAGCTGGTCTAATAAAAATAGGGTCtcatggtggcgtagtggtagagttgctgcctcacatagccagggacccgggttccatcctggctacgggtgctgtctgtacggagtttgtacgttctcactgtgactgcatgggttttctccaggtgctccggtttcctcccactcaaaagacatgcaggttcgtgggttaattgcccacagtgtgtaggatagaacttgtgtatgggatgatcactggttggcatggactcgctgggctgaagggcctgtctccacgctgtatttctaaactaaactaaacatgccagGCAGCAAATAAAAAACTCTAAGGCTCACACCAGGATGTCTATTTCATTCCAATGCAAATCCCTTCTCTCATAATTCCAGCCAACTCTGTGGTCAGGTGGTAAGAATTTAAATGTTTACCATCCAAATAAATCTCCCTGTATAATCACAGAGATGACTGCTGCAACTCAGCTGCAAATTGACACCAGGCATAAAGCAGAAACTCTGGCCTAAACAACATTATAATTGCAACGTTGATATTTGTTTAACCAAatctaactttaaaattaagaacctcagagtggtggaatattctaATCAGCAAAGTTATATGGAACTCCGTAGTtaattgatgatagacacaaaatgttggagcaacctagcgggacaggcagcatctctggagaaaaggaatgggtaacgtttcaggtcaagacccttcttgagtctgaagaggtcggcgtggactcggtgggccaaagggcctgtttccatgctatatctttaaacaAATCTTTAGTTGGAAAAGATCAGCAGCATTCATTTTTGGCAGGCGGCAATTATCAAAAATAATCCCAATTAAACGGTTTGCTATATTTTGCACGTCCGTGATTTATTAACTCATTGGTTTTGCTGATTCAAGTGAAGTGACGTCACAAAGGAACATAAAACCGGTTCTTTAGCccagtgtctgtgccaaacataatgtcaggtgaaactaatctcctctgtccgcacgtgatccgtatccctccactccccgcatatccatgtgcctatctaaaagtctcttaatcaccactatcgtatctgcctccagcacttgAAGATCAAGTTTGCCACTTGCAAAACAGTTAtgcatcttgtgtaggaaggaactacagatgctggtttaaaccgaagatagacacaaaatgcaagagtaactcagcgggacaggtagcttctctggagagaaagaatgggtgatgtttcgggtcgaagacccttcttcagacggaaagtcacgggaaagggaaacgagagatatagaggttgatgtagagatatagaagtgaatgaaaggtatgcacaaaaagtaacaatgacaaaggagataggccattgttagctgtagcgaGGTGAGAACAAAAGctgatgtgacttgggtgggggagggatggacaaagagggaatgcagggggtgcttgaagttagagaaatcaatgggaTGTAAactgcacaagcaaaatatgggatggtgttcctccaatttgtgtgtggcctcactgacagtggaggagactcagaacagaaaggtcagtgtgggaatgggagatggAAATTAAAGTGTGAGCAATATTCTGCTAGGCCAAGCCATCGACTGACCAAGCCCACGACAGGATCATGGGATGTCCCCTCCATTTTAATCACGAACACAACCAAGGACTCCACAATCTGCAAGATGCCATCAGCAGCAGCTGGGAACAACAGACCCAGGTGTGTAATCCGCCCCTTTCTACCCATGTCATTGGTGCACTATTGGCATGGGTACCAGAGTGCCagcattttgggcaccatatctgaggaaggatgtgctggctctggagagggtccagaggaggtttatgagaatgatcccaggaatgagtaggttaaccaatgatgagtgtttgtcagcaTTGGGCCTTtactcactggggtttagaataatgaggggggggggggggggaccgaatagaaacgtacagaatagtgaaagacttggatagagtggatgtggaggggtgtttccactagtgcgagagtctaggactagaggtgacagcctcagaattaaagaacgttcttttaggaaggagatgaggagaaagttctttcgtcagagtgtggtgaatctgtggaattatttgccacagaaggctgttgaggccaagtcagtggatatttttaaggcagagatagatacgattcttgattagtacgggtgtctggggttatgggggggaaggcaggagaatggggttaggagggagagatagatcagccatgatttattggcggagtagacttgatgggccgaatggcctaattctgctcctattccttatgacgttAGCtcatgtttgcatgctatccagtcaaattaaaTCATACTGTACTTGAGCACAATCCagccacaagtacaacaggtagtgcaaagagaaacataCCAGAGAaagctcacgcaggtcacgggtagaacgtgcaaactccatacagacagcacccgtggtcgggatcaaacccgggtctctggcgctgtgaggcaacagccctaccgctacgccaccgtgccaccctagaaGATCAGGTTTGCCACATGCAGAACCAATGCAGTGATGCATCTTACCCTTTGATTGCACGGATGCTGCACTCGGGAATAACCTCTTCACCCACTTGTTGATTCAAGAAGTGCCGGTAGAAACCACTCAGATCTTTCTGTTTAGTCACGTCCAAAGAGGCTGACAAAAACCAACACAAAAacgtttaaatatatttaataaatgttacagcatggaaacaggcccttcggcccaccgagtccacgttgaccatcgatcacccgttcacactggttcaacggtttcccactgtctcatccactccccatacattaggggcaatttacatcgaGCCATTTAACCTCCAACCCTGCACGTTCttcgggatgtggggggaaactggagcacccggagaaaacccaagcagtcacagggagaacatgcaaactccacacaggcagtaaccaaggtcaggattgactgtgccactgtgtcgctacATGCTCAAGGAACACAACCTCTTCCAGCTTTTTTTACTTGGAAATGTATATTCTGCAGAATCCTGCATCTTGCTGTACTGCAAGCAGTTCACTCCCGTTACAGAAATGGATGAGAAGTCATCATTTTGACACAATGATTGCAAAAACCaagaaaaaaggtggaatggcttTAATAAACTCACAGGACATCCCTGGATACTTACTCTTTCACTCACTACTGCCATGACAATTCTGGGAAGAAAATAAATGTATTCCCTTTGGAGCAGTGAACATTAAGACAGAACCTGCAGCCACAATTTGAAGCCAGTTTCTCATGTGAAGCAAAACTCTGAAGTCGGACAGCAGCGTGTTCACCAAAATTTACCCATTTTACTAATGATGAGACAGAGatcacacacatgtacatacactcacgcacacagaCACCCGCATACAGGAACATACGCAAAGACACGCatgcggacagacagacagacccatGCAGACACGATAACTCACCCTCCATCTCTGCTGCTCTGCGTTCTTGCTCTTTCTCTTCAGCCCTTTCCTGGAGCTTCTTTTTATAAGTGGACGTGACAAATGCGTCTTTGTCCACGTACTTCTCTCCCTCAGCCTCTCGTTCCTTTTGGATTTTGCGCTCCGTCCTTCGATCTTGCTCCTTGTTTCGCTCGCCCACCGCTTTCATCAGGTTCTCTATGTACTTGGACTTGGTTGGGGGGTTGGTGGGAATTGGGAAAAACAGTGAGATTGTTTTCACATAAAATACATTGTTAAACATAAAATGTCTGCTGGAGGGTGGCAATAGCAAATTGCCCAGAGCCAGCCGCCGGTGATTCACACAGTGGGAATATTCACAATTTATCCAACTTCCTCCACGGACACAAGGAATTTCTCAAAATACTTCAGCAAAAAAAAAGGCAATGAAATTTCTTCCATGAGAATACTTCAGCAGTGCAATTTGAGAATAACTTGACAATTAGTACATCTACCTGTTTGTTTGAACCAGGCAGTGATTTTGTGTTACTTTCCAGCCTCTTTTGCTGAAGTTCATCATAAACGCTGTCATACTCGTAGACCGTGGCGTCTTCTGCCAGTGCTTTTTGCATTTCCAATTTAGTCTATTTACAAAAGAGAGATACTGATCAAGCACTTGAACTGGAATTCATCAagtgaggaaaaaaaaaaaattcacatcaATGCTATAAGTATTTAGAAAACACCACAAATATGGAAAAATATCCAAGGTATTGGCAGGATACAATAGCCTTTCCCAT
Above is a genomic segment from Amblyraja radiata isolate CabotCenter1 chromosome 28, sAmbRad1.1.pri, whole genome shotgun sequence containing:
- the nsrp1 gene encoding nuclear speckle splicing regulatory protein 1, which gives rise to MAAPGRQYGLILPKAKQNTLALSKHSIFNDSDDETSVNENLQKESLKKSMMKQTKLEMQKALAEDATVYEYDSVYDELQQKRLESNTKSLPGSNKQSKYIENLMKAVGERNKEQDRRTERKIQKEREAEGEKYVDKDAFVTSTYKKKLQERAEEKEQERRAAEMEASLDVTKQKDLSGFYRHFLNQQVGEEVIPECSIRAIKGIKEEPEDNARKDLEGSSGNKPDQDPDADAGFDTGSDDETKAKHGQKQMPSKARNDGDNSDTNEDKAKSRQYRRHAESSSDEEQSQRVGQSTREGRSEKGKSYSKTHRDAEKRSRSGERSSHKEHKRVKEKHREKDPSRKDRDRDRYQDTKERKIKEEKSKDHNSGRDERSRDYRERPRDDQARDEKLKERQRSKVEKYPIGDGRRKEEKKKENEEPEERNCDRDIQEAGGNTREPADPKHGGSESKEDSSGNASDKEKSKEQCHKRSMSEEKDEQGNAELKDTGDEDKSLDLSSEQVLKDDSEKETNGPDHSQQLSKFVKRSNQETITSAKERYLARQMNRSSTKAYIEPEEND